The Planctomycetota bacterium DNA window GCCGTGCCGTTCGTCATGCCCGACCTCGACGTGCTCAGCCGCGCTGCGATCGAAACGCTCGAGCAGGACGACGACGGCTTTTTCCTGATGGTCGAGAACGGCAGCGTCGACTCGGCCGCCCACGCCAACGACCTGCCGCGGATGGTCGAGGAGCAGCTCTCGTTCAACCGCTCGGTCGATGCGGTCATCGACTGGATTGAGACCGAGAGCTCGTGGGACGAGACGCTGCTGATCATCACCACCGACCACGCCAACGGCCTGTTCCTCGGCAACGACTCGGCCACCGAGTACTTCGACGCCCCCGACGCCGTCGGTGTGGGTGAGCTGCCCGAGGGCATCTGGTGGAGCACCGAGCACACCAACGAGCTCATCCCCCTCTGGAGCCGCGGCCCTGGCAGCGAGCTGTTCGCCGACTTCCTCAGCACCGAAGTCGACGATCGCCGCGGCCAGTTCATCGACAACACCAACGTCTACAGCGTCATGAGCACCGTCATCCCCGAACCGACGACGGCCTCGCTGCTGGCAATCGCCGGCGTCAGCGTGCTGCGTCGTCGTCGGTGACGAACGTCACGGCTGCCGGAAACCGCGCGGCCCAGGCAGCTTCGTTGTGGTTCGGGTGGTCGGCGTCGATCATGACCTCGTACGCCACGCCGGCGGCTTCGAGGACGCCGGCGAGGCGGCGGAGGTTGGCGATGTGCACCTCGACGCCTCGGCCTTCCTTGGTGCCGACGTCGAGCCAGACACGCACGCCCTCGAATGCCGATGCGTCGGCCGCAATCGCGTCGAGCAGGGCGGTGTCGTTCCACCAGAGCGACGGGCTCATCGCGATGACGCCGGCGAATCGGCCCGGGTGGTCGTGGGCGAGTTGCAGCGACATGAGGCCACCGAGCGACGACCCGCCGATGTAGGTCGTGGCCGGGTCGCAAGTGACGTCGAACGTCGCTTCGACCCACGGCACCAGTTCGTCGAGGACGAACGTCGCGTAGGTCTCGCCCCGGCCGCCGCCGTTGAAGCTCGGGTCGGGCTCGTGGGTGAGTTCGGCGATGCGTTGCTTTCCGCCATGGTCAATGCCGACGACCAGCAGCGGCGGGACTGTGCCGTCACCGACGAGTCGGGCCATCGCTTCGTCGACCTCCCACGCGACGCCGAACGACGCGGACTTCGGATCGAACAGGTTCTGCGCGTCGTGCATGAACAGCACGCCGACCGGCTCGACGTTGTCAGGCGGCGTCCAAACGCGAACCGTCCGCTCGGCATCGAACGCGGCCGACGGAACTCGATGCTGCTCGACGTCAGCCCGGGTGGGCACGGCAAGGACGAGCAGGCAGAGGACAAAGAACGATCGCATCGGCCGATGCTACTTGGCTTCCATCGCCTGGAGCATCCAGAGCTGCTCCTCGAGCTCCTGCCCAATGGCGATGAGATGGTCCTCCGTCAGCGGATCGAGCTCGCCGACGCCTTCGATCGCTCGACGGTTGGTCTTGACGGCGTCGATGAGGCGGTCGCAGATGAGCGTCAGGCCGTCGGGGACGCTGACGAAGCCGGTCGGCAGCGACTCGCTGAGCTTGCCGTCTTCGACGACCTTGTTCGCACGCCCGTCGGCCGGCTGACCGAGCTGAACCATCCGCTCGGCCACGGTGTCCGCGCCGTTCCGCGCGGTGTCGACGACCTCGTCGAGCTTCTCATGGACGCTGAGGAACTCGGCCCCGACGACATTCCAGTGAAGCTGCTTGGCCGCGAGGCCGAGGTCGGTGAGCTTGGGCAGCATCATCTGCAGGCACGATCCGACCGTCTTGGCGTGCTCTTCTGACAGTGGATTGCGTGTGATGGGGTTCATGGGGAGATGGTACGAGCCGACGCCCGGTAAGGAGCTTGAGGCGGCGTTTTCAGTGCACTCGTTTTCGATTGAAAGTCCGTCAAAAGCAATGGACTTTGGCCCCAATCGGGTATCCTGCGTCGCATGGCCTCCAGCGACCGAGTCCGACGTCATGCCTTCGCCGAGCCGACGCGACCGACGTCCGCCGGTCTTCGCGACGACACCGTCACCATCGCGAAGATGATGGCGTTTGCCTTTGCGATGAAATCGGTCTCGATCACGTCGGCGTACTTCTCGCCGCTGCTCTGGCCCTTCGTCACCAACGCGTCGGAACCGGCCGAAACGACCGTCGCCATCGGCAGCCTGATCGCCGGCTTCTTCGCGACGGTCGGCATCGTGTTCCTCCTCGGCGCACGACTGCTGCTCAGCATCTTGACGATCACCACTTTGCCGCGGGCGTCGTAGGCCGAGCCGCGCTCGTGTTCACGACGCTCCTGGTTTAGTGCAACGCCGCCGTCGCGTCGTCGTCGTGGATGGCGGGCTTGGTCGGGACGGTCGGGTCTTCGGGCTCGCGGATGGTGTCGATCATCGCTTGCACCTTCTCGCTGGGCGGCGGGAAGAGGGGCATGAGGGCGAGCGTGACGGCGAAGTTCAACACCATGCCGAGTGTGCCGATGCCCTGGGCGTTGAGGCCGAAGAGCCATGGCTGGCGGAGCGGGCTGTCGGGGTCGAAGAGGAACTGGCCGACGACGGGCGTCAGGATTTCGTCGGGCTTCTGCGTGACGAGGTAGAAGGCGGTGAAGCCCAGGCCGACGATCATGCCGGTGACGGCGGGGACGGTGCCGAGGCGTTTGGTGAAGATGCCCAGCACGATCGCCGGGAAGAAGCTCGCTGCGGCAAGCCCGAAGGCCAGCGCGACGACCTCGCCCGCGAAGCCCGGCGGCCGAACGCCGAAGAAGCCCGCGACACAGACCGCCAGCGCGATCGCGATTCGGCCGACGAGCAAACGCTGCTTCTCGCTGGCGTCGGGTGCGACGATGCGGAAGTAGAAGTCGTGGGCGACGCTGGAACTGATGACCAGGAGCAATCCACTCGCCGTCGATAGCGCAGCAGCGAGACCGCCGGCCGCGACGAAGGCCACCAGCCAGTCGGCCAGGTTCGCCATCTCGGGCGTGGCCAGCACGATGATGTCATTGTCCGGCTGCGGCTTTCCGCCGAGCGAGATGAGCTCGGCGTGGGCGTTTTCCTGACCGGCGACCCACGCCGTCGGGTCGTCCTGGATCGTC harbors:
- a CDS encoding DNA starvation/stationary phase protection protein — its product is MNPITRNPLSEEHAKTVGSCLQMMLPKLTDLGLAAKQLHWNVVGAEFLSVHEKLDEVVDTARNGADTVAERMVQLGQPADGRANKVVEDGKLSESLPTGFVSVPDGLTLICDRLIDAVKTNRRAIEGVGELDPLTEDHLIAIGQELEEQLWMLQAMEAK
- a CDS encoding alpha/beta hydrolase-fold protein gives rise to the protein MRSFFVLCLLVLAVPTRADVEQHRVPSAAFDAERTVRVWTPPDNVEPVGVLFMHDAQNLFDPKSASFGVAWEVDEAMARLVGDGTVPPLLVVGIDHGGKQRIAELTHEPDPSFNGGGRGETYATFVLDELVPWVEATFDVTCDPATTYIGGSSLGGLMSLQLAHDHPGRFAGVIAMSPSLWWNDTALLDAIAADASAFEGVRVWLDVGTKEGRGVEVHIANLRRLAGVLEAAGVAYEVMIDADHPNHNEAAWAARFPAAVTFVTDDDAAR
- a CDS encoding alkaline phosphatase; translated protein: AVPFVMPDLDVLSRAAIETLEQDDDGFFLMVENGSVDSAAHANDLPRMVEEQLSFNRSVDAVIDWIETESSWDETLLIITTDHANGLFLGNDSATEYFDAPDAVGVGELPEGIWWSTEHTNELIPLWSRGPGSELFADFLSTEVDDRRGQFIDNTNVYSVMSTVIPEPTTASLLAIAGVSVLRRRR